The Streptomyces sp. RKAG293 genome includes a region encoding these proteins:
- a CDS encoding ABATE domain-containing protein: MTVTASSELRFDTGRVSLDLLATVTGRLSEEPVDRLDSPRRLTEWLYGTGLVPSGTAVAADAAWLGRFLVLRDVLRRVVATQLAAAMPAAALPSASREVPEEPPLPTTPAAADVSRLNAAALAAPPAPSARSAPDGTLVRTLAAQPDCGALLAAVARDAVELLTDPAARAQLRRCEGESCSLVYLDASRGRRRRWCSSEVCGNRERVARHRRRAVAAQA; this comes from the coding sequence ATGACGGTTACAGCCTCCTCCGAGCTTCGATTCGACACCGGGCGGGTGAGCCTCGACCTGCTCGCGACGGTCACCGGACGGCTCTCCGAGGAGCCCGTCGACCGTCTCGATTCGCCACGCCGCCTCACCGAATGGCTGTACGGCACCGGACTCGTCCCGAGCGGTACGGCGGTGGCCGCCGACGCGGCATGGCTCGGCCGCTTCCTGGTGCTGCGGGACGTGCTGCGGCGGGTCGTGGCGACCCAGCTGGCGGCCGCGATGCCGGCGGCGGCGCTCCCGTCGGCGTCGCGGGAGGTTCCCGAGGAGCCGCCGCTGCCGACGACGCCCGCCGCCGCCGACGTCTCCCGGCTCAACGCCGCCGCCCTGGCCGCCCCGCCCGCGCCCAGCGCCCGGTCCGCGCCGGACGGCACCCTCGTCCGCACCCTGGCCGCGCAGCCCGACTGCGGGGCCCTGCTCGCGGCCGTCGCCCGGGACGCCGTCGAGCTGCTCACGGACCCCGCCGCGCGGGCCCAGCTGCGGCGGTGCGAGGGGGAGAGCTGCTCCCTGGTCTACCTCGACGCGTCGCGCGGGCGGCGGCGGCGCTGGTGCAGCAGTGAGGTCTGCGGCAACCGGGAACGCGTCGCCCGCCACCGCCGCCGCGCGGTGGCCGCCCAGGCCTGA
- a CDS encoding uroporphyrinogen-III synthase — MQVRKTEQRTDGARAPSAAPTGSTAPVTAAVTAPVTAPGEPAAGRPVLPLAGFTVGVTAARRADELAALLERRGAAVLRAPALRIVPLLDDAELLSATKELLDDGPDIVVATTAIGFRGWVGAADGWGLGEALLDRLSGVEVLARGPKVKGAIRAAGLTETWSPASESMAEVLDRLLEQGVAGRRIAVQLHGEPLPGFIESLRAAGAEVVGVPVYRWMPPEDIGPVDRLIDAAIARSLDAVSFTSAPAAASLLDRAARLGRLDKLVDALRHDVLPACVGPVTALPLEAHDIPTFQPDRFRLGPLVQLIAAELPGRVRALPVAGRRVEIRGQAAVVDGELRTVPPAGMALLRALARRPGWVVPRAELLKALPGAGSDEHAVETAMARLRTALGAPKLIQTVVKRGYRLALDPLTDEKYAGEE, encoded by the coding sequence ATGCAGGTGCGGAAGACAGAACAGCGTACGGACGGTGCGCGGGCGCCCTCGGCCGCGCCCACCGGATCCACGGCACCGGTGACGGCAGCGGTCACGGCACCGGTCACGGCACCCGGCGAGCCCGCGGCGGGCCGCCCGGTGCTGCCGCTGGCCGGTTTCACGGTCGGGGTGACGGCGGCCCGGCGGGCCGATGAGCTGGCCGCGCTGCTGGAACGGCGCGGGGCGGCGGTACTGCGGGCACCCGCGCTGCGCATCGTGCCGCTGCTCGACGACGCGGAACTGCTGTCGGCGACCAAGGAACTGCTCGACGACGGCCCGGACATCGTGGTGGCCACCACCGCGATCGGGTTCCGCGGCTGGGTCGGCGCCGCCGACGGCTGGGGCCTCGGCGAGGCCCTGCTGGACCGGCTGAGCGGGGTGGAGGTGCTGGCCCGCGGCCCCAAGGTGAAGGGCGCGATCCGGGCGGCCGGGCTGACGGAGACCTGGTCGCCCGCCTCCGAGTCGATGGCCGAGGTGCTCGACCGGCTGCTGGAGCAGGGTGTGGCGGGCCGGCGGATCGCCGTCCAGCTGCACGGCGAGCCGCTGCCCGGCTTCATCGAGTCGCTGCGGGCGGCGGGCGCCGAGGTCGTCGGCGTGCCGGTGTACCGGTGGATGCCGCCGGAGGACATCGGCCCGGTCGACCGGCTCATCGACGCGGCGATCGCCCGGTCGCTCGACGCGGTGAGCTTCACGAGCGCCCCGGCGGCGGCCTCGCTGCTGGACCGTGCCGCCCGGCTCGGCCGGCTCGACAAGCTGGTCGACGCGCTGCGGCACGACGTCCTGCCGGCCTGCGTGGGCCCGGTCACCGCTCTCCCGCTGGAGGCCCACGACATCCCGACGTTCCAGCCGGACCGCTTCCGGCTCGGCCCGCTCGTCCAGCTGATCGCCGCCGAACTGCCGGGACGGGTACGGGCGTTGCCCGTCGCGGGGCGCCGGGTCGAGATCCGCGGCCAGGCGGCCGTCGTCGACGGCGAACTGCGGACCGTACCGCCCGCCGGCATGGCGCTGCTGCGCGCGCTGGCGCGGCGGCCGGGGTGGGTCGTTCCGCGCGCGGAACTGCTGAAGGCCCTGCCGGGCGCGGGCAGCGACGAGCACGCCGTCGAGACCGCGATGGCCCGGCTGCGGACGGCGCTGGGGGCGCCCAAACTCATCCAGACCGTCGTGAAGCGGGGCTACCGGCTGGCACTGGACCCGCTGACGGACGAGAAGTACGCGGGGGAGGAGTAG